A region of Rhizorhabdus wittichii RW1 DNA encodes the following proteins:
- a CDS encoding 4-carboxymuconolactone decarboxylase / 3-oxoadipate enol-lactonase (TIGRFAM: 3-oxoadipate enol-lactonase~PFAM: alpha/beta hydrolase fold; Carboxymuconolactone decarboxylase; Ndr family protein) yields MAFTLRGDVRLHWRLDGSDERPPLVLLNSIGTDISLWDRTVPHLLPTFRLLRIDVRGHGASDAPAGDYDLAMLADDVAAVMDDAGIAVAPVAGVSLGGMIAMEIALRHPDKVAALALICTSGAMDPAAWAARVDAVRDGGTGAIADMAIERFLSSDFIVRHPEIAESLKRAIRAQADDGYVGAAAAIRDMALADRIGAIAVPTLVVTGAVDISTPYEGHGDRLVHSIPGAVRAVVAGAHLPPIEAPGQLAARIQSFLLGDAAIVEAADTLFEAGLVHRRRVLGDDWVDRSLTKRTAFNADFQALITRIAWGEIWSRPGLDDRTRRLLVVAITASLGCWEEFALHVRAGLGQSGFTRDELKEVLMQTAIYAGVPAANTAFAEAQRIIAELDGDAGYRR; encoded by the coding sequence ATGGCCTTCACCCTGCGCGGCGACGTGCGCCTGCATTGGCGGCTGGACGGCTCGGATGAGCGTCCGCCGCTCGTCCTGCTCAATTCGATCGGTACTGATATCTCGCTGTGGGACCGGACGGTTCCACACTTGCTGCCCACCTTCCGATTGCTGCGTATCGATGTGCGCGGCCATGGCGCCTCAGACGCCCCGGCGGGCGACTATGACCTGGCCATGCTGGCCGACGACGTCGCCGCCGTCATGGACGATGCCGGTATCGCCGTCGCCCCGGTCGCGGGCGTTTCGCTCGGCGGCATGATCGCGATGGAAATTGCCTTGCGGCACCCCGACAAGGTTGCGGCGCTTGCCCTGATCTGTACGTCCGGCGCGATGGACCCTGCAGCATGGGCTGCGCGGGTCGACGCGGTCCGTGACGGCGGCACGGGCGCCATCGCGGACATGGCGATCGAACGCTTCCTGTCGTCCGATTTCATCGTGCGGCATCCTGAGATCGCCGAGAGCTTGAAACGCGCGATCCGTGCGCAGGCCGACGATGGATATGTCGGGGCCGCCGCCGCGATCCGCGACATGGCGCTCGCCGATCGGATCGGCGCGATCGCTGTTCCCACGCTGGTCGTGACGGGGGCCGTCGATATCTCGACGCCCTACGAAGGTCATGGCGATCGGCTCGTGCACTCGATTCCGGGCGCCGTCCGTGCCGTGGTGGCCGGCGCACACCTCCCGCCCATCGAAGCGCCAGGGCAGCTTGCGGCACGGATACAATCTTTCCTGCTGGGCGACGCGGCGATTGTCGAGGCTGCCGACACGCTGTTCGAAGCCGGGCTTGTCCACCGGCGTCGGGTGTTGGGCGACGATTGGGTCGACCGCTCCCTGACCAAGCGGACCGCATTCAACGCCGATTTCCAGGCTTTGATCACGCGCATCGCCTGGGGCGAGATCTGGAGCCGGCCGGGGCTCGACGATCGCACGCGCCGCCTGCTCGTCGTGGCGATCACCGCCAGTCTCGGGTGCTGGGAGGAATTTGCCCTTCATGTGCGGGCGGGCCTTGGTCAGAGCGGGTTCACGCGCGACGAACTGAAGGAGGTCCTGATGCAGACCGCCATCTATGCGGGCGTGCCGGCGGCCAATACCGCTTTCGCCGAGGCGCAGAGGATTATCGCGGAGCTCGACGGGGATGCGGGCTATCGTCGGTGA
- a CDS encoding fumarate lyase (PFAM: fumarate lyase), whose translation MSDLLRVRPAATPAMLAIFSDAAVIRHALRFEAALACAQAAEGLIGKGIADAIADLCGGAGIDPADLAERATLAGTLAIPLLALLRAELPPPAAEALHRGATSQDLADTVLMMQVVQATALLAVDLDRVRMALHALAELHAATPAIGRTLLQDAVPIGFGLRLAQAAAGVGDAGRRLEGEVAVHARVQLGGPAGSRAGLGGKGAAIAARMAGELGLVAGVPWHANRTGVAAIAAAVGIVIGALAKLARDISLLAQNAIGEVREPAIPGRGGSSSMGHKRNPTGCQVALSAAIRAPGLVAAVLAALPAEEERGLGGWQAEGPALADLFLLAAGSAAAMADVAEGLEIDEAAIARNLAAASVVDGIGESAAIVSAILAQYRKG comes from the coding sequence ATGAGCGACCTGTTGCGCGTTCGTCCCGCCGCCACTCCGGCGATGCTGGCCATTTTCTCCGACGCGGCAGTGATTCGTCATGCGCTGCGGTTCGAGGCGGCGCTGGCCTGCGCCCAGGCCGCCGAGGGCCTGATCGGGAAAGGCATCGCCGATGCCATCGCCGATCTGTGCGGCGGTGCCGGGATCGATCCCGCCGACCTGGCGGAGCGGGCGACGCTGGCCGGGACGCTCGCGATTCCGCTTCTGGCCCTGTTGCGGGCCGAATTGCCGCCGCCCGCCGCCGAGGCGCTCCATCGCGGCGCCACGAGCCAGGATCTGGCGGATACGGTGCTGATGATGCAGGTCGTGCAGGCGACCGCGCTGCTGGCGGTCGATCTCGATCGCGTCCGCATGGCGCTCCACGCCCTGGCCGAACTCCATGCTGCGACGCCGGCGATAGGGCGCACCCTTCTGCAGGATGCCGTGCCGATCGGCTTCGGCCTCCGGCTCGCCCAGGCGGCGGCGGGGGTCGGCGATGCCGGGCGGCGATTGGAAGGCGAGGTCGCGGTCCACGCGAGGGTCCAGCTCGGCGGACCGGCGGGAAGCCGCGCCGGTCTTGGCGGGAAGGGGGCCGCGATCGCCGCACGGATGGCCGGCGAACTGGGGCTGGTCGCGGGTGTGCCGTGGCATGCGAACCGCACGGGCGTGGCGGCGATTGCCGCGGCGGTGGGGATCGTGATCGGAGCGCTCGCCAAGCTGGCACGGGATATCTCGCTGCTGGCCCAGAACGCGATCGGCGAAGTCCGGGAGCCCGCCATTCCGGGGCGGGGCGGCTCCTCGTCTATGGGCCATAAGCGCAATCCGACCGGATGCCAGGTCGCGCTGTCGGCGGCGATCCGCGCGCCCGGCCTGGTCGCCGCTGTCCTCGCCGCCTTGCCGGCCGAGGAGGAGCGCGGCCTCGGCGGATGGCAGGCGGAGGGGCCGGCGCTGGCGGATTTGTTCCTGCTCGCCGCAGGAAGCGCGGCGGCCATGGCGGATGTCGCGGAAGGGCTGGAGATCGACGAGGCGGCGATCGCCCGCAACCTGGCGGCGGCATCGGTGGTGGACGGCATCGGCGAAAGCGCGGCGATCGTTTCCGCGATCCTCGCCCAGTATCGAAAAGGCTAG
- a CDS encoding protocatechuate 3,4-dioxygenase, alpha subunit (TIGRFAM: protocatechuate 3,4-dioxygenase, alpha subunit~PFAM: intradiol ring-cleavage dioxygenase) → MTIETDELSTRHPAPRLDNLDPALFGQTPSQTVGPFFHYGLPWKGGADLTGGSALGARPELFPEEHYVLGEATFRGAPAGEAIELCGRVLDAAGQPVGDAMVEIWQANAAGRYASIADRRDEVPLDPHFHGFARSATDDEGHYRFRTIRPGRVPGPGNSLQAPHIAVSLFGRGILKRLVTRIYFADGEGNDTDPILARVPAERRRTLVADRQDGDEWRMDLRLGGERETVFFAL, encoded by the coding sequence ATGACCATTGAAACCGACGAGCTTTCGACGCGCCATCCGGCGCCGCGGCTCGACAACCTCGATCCGGCGTTGTTCGGGCAGACGCCCTCGCAGACCGTCGGTCCCTTCTTCCACTACGGCCTCCCCTGGAAGGGCGGAGCCGACCTGACCGGTGGATCGGCGCTGGGCGCACGGCCCGAACTGTTTCCCGAGGAACATTATGTGCTGGGGGAGGCGACCTTCCGGGGGGCGCCGGCTGGCGAAGCGATCGAGCTGTGCGGCCGGGTGCTGGACGCCGCCGGGCAGCCCGTGGGCGATGCCATGGTCGAAATCTGGCAGGCCAATGCCGCCGGGCGGTACGCCTCGATCGCGGATCGCCGGGACGAGGTGCCGCTCGATCCGCATTTCCATGGCTTCGCGCGGTCCGCGACCGACGATGAGGGCCATTATCGCTTCCGGACGATCCGGCCCGGCCGCGTGCCCGGGCCTGGCAACAGCCTGCAGGCGCCACATATCGCCGTGTCCCTGTTCGGACGCGGGATATTGAAGCGTCTCGTCACGCGGATCTATTTCGCGGACGGAGAAGGCAACGACACGGATCCGATCCTGGCGCGGGTGCCCGCGGAGCGGCGCCGGACGCTCGTCGCCGATCGCCAGGACGGCGACGAATGGAGGATGGATCTGCGGCTCGGCGGCGAACGGGAAACGGTCTTCTTCGCCCTATGA
- a CDS encoding protocatechuate 3,4-dioxygenase, beta subunit (TIGRFAM: protocatechuate 3,4-dioxygenase, beta subunit~PFAM: intradiol ring-cleavage dioxygenase), whose amino-acid sequence MKMDDRFAADDAGAPPSRHVDYRSTLLRAPDQPPIDIPQTITELTGPGDWGRLMGGALADLTTQHKGTPIGQRILVSGQVLDEDRRPVPNTVIEIWQANAAGRYIHYNDRWDAPIDPNFTGAGRVVTDEAGRYSFTTIRPGAYPWGNHHNAWRPAHIHLSLFGPAFATRLVTQFYFPDDPLIEIDPIANAVPMPYRQRLVARFDIGSTIANWALGYRFDLVLKGREQTPFEDDAHDH is encoded by the coding sequence ATGAAGATGGATGACCGGTTCGCTGCCGACGATGCGGGCGCGCCGCCGTCGCGCCATGTCGATTATCGCTCCACGCTCCTGCGTGCGCCGGACCAACCGCCGATCGATATCCCGCAGACCATCACCGAGCTGACCGGGCCGGGCGACTGGGGGCGGTTGATGGGCGGAGCGCTTGCCGATCTGACGACCCAGCACAAGGGAACGCCGATCGGGCAGCGCATCCTGGTCTCCGGTCAGGTGCTTGACGAAGACCGGCGCCCCGTGCCGAACACCGTGATCGAAATCTGGCAGGCGAATGCCGCCGGCCGCTATATCCATTATAACGACCGCTGGGATGCGCCGATCGATCCCAACTTCACCGGCGCCGGGCGGGTCGTCACCGACGAGGCGGGGCGGTACAGCTTCACCACCATCCGGCCAGGCGCCTATCCATGGGGCAACCATCACAATGCGTGGCGACCTGCGCATATCCACCTGTCGCTGTTCGGCCCCGCCTTTGCGACGCGGCTCGTCACCCAATTCTATTTTCCGGACGACCCGCTGATCGAGATCGATCCGATAGCCAATGCCGTGCCCATGCCCTATCGTCAGCGCCTCGTGGCACGGTTCGACATCGGCTCGACGATTGCCAACTGGGCGTTGGGCTACCGTTTCGATCTGGTGCTGAAAGGGCGCGAGCAGACGCCTTTCGAGGACGATGCGCATGACCATTGA
- a CDS encoding L-threonine aldolase (PFAM: aromatic amino acid beta-eliminating lyase/threonine aldolase), translated as MTEDDQAERLNCSHILPGHRPVDVRELLATLAAHPMAARSPDFYGMGGAVAELEAQVAALLGKERGLFFVNGMTAQMTVLRRHADLAGTPNVVIHPLSHMDVDEANGLERAAGLTPVRLGRHAPFALDALEQVSDPLAAVVLELPLRRAGYLLPPIEEVRAIADHCRARGIALHIDGARLWEAAAGYGVELADLAELGDSVYVSLYKGLGGLGGAVIAGSADFIQSLAIWKGRFGGNMFTAFPYALAGLAGLERHLPRMPAYVARARELAALLARDFRLNPVVPHVNAFQLLLPGTREALVARNRAFAQTRGVWLWNTLVEAPIAGQTIAEVVIGESSERFTMEEAAAWISAFSNQ; from the coding sequence TTGACCGAGGACGATCAGGCCGAGCGGCTGAACTGCTCCCATATCTTGCCAGGGCACCGGCCGGTGGACGTGCGCGAACTGCTCGCCACGCTGGCGGCGCATCCAATGGCGGCGCGCTCGCCCGATTTCTATGGGATGGGTGGTGCCGTTGCCGAACTGGAGGCGCAGGTTGCGGCATTGCTCGGCAAGGAACGCGGGTTGTTCTTCGTCAACGGCATGACCGCGCAGATGACCGTTCTGCGGCGCCATGCGGACCTGGCGGGAACCCCCAATGTCGTCATCCATCCGCTGAGCCACATGGACGTCGACGAAGCCAATGGGCTCGAGCGCGCGGCCGGTCTGACACCGGTACGGTTGGGGCGACACGCGCCTTTCGCGCTCGATGCGCTCGAGCAGGTGAGCGATCCGCTAGCGGCGGTGGTTCTCGAACTCCCGCTCCGTCGTGCGGGCTATCTGCTGCCACCGATCGAGGAGGTACGCGCGATCGCGGATCATTGCCGCGCGCGCGGGATAGCCCTCCATATCGACGGTGCGCGGTTGTGGGAGGCGGCCGCCGGCTACGGGGTCGAGCTCGCCGACCTCGCTGAACTCGGTGATAGCGTTTATGTCTCGCTCTATAAGGGGCTGGGAGGGCTTGGCGGCGCCGTCATCGCCGGCTCGGCCGACTTCATCCAATCGCTGGCGATTTGGAAGGGGCGGTTCGGCGGCAACATGTTCACCGCCTTTCCTTATGCTCTGGCCGGCCTTGCCGGGCTGGAGCGCCACCTGCCGCGCATGCCCGCCTATGTCGCCCGTGCGCGCGAGCTGGCGGCGCTTCTGGCACGAGACTTCCGGCTCAATCCGGTCGTGCCGCACGTCAATGCCTTCCAGCTACTGTTGCCGGGGACGCGCGAGGCGCTGGTGGCGCGTAACCGCGCCTTCGCGCAGACACGGGGTGTTTGGCTGTGGAACACTTTGGTGGAGGCGCCGATCGCCGGGCAAACGATCGCCGAGGTGGTGATCGGCGAGAGTTCGGAGCGGTTCACGATGGAGGAGGCCGCCGCATGGATATCGGCCTTTTCTAACCAATAA
- a CDS encoding FAD dependent oxidoreductase (PFAM: FAD dependent oxidoreductase) → MGKDGNAPRFGGGADISLGMGCPITRRDFVNGSLAASGVLALGGPASARGTAGSVNRPSGSAWTGYGGVGDYQWANGNTEAVVNAAHELRDGLHDMSLSGAVEEDYDLVVVGGGFTGLTAAYEFSRRAKAGQKVLLLENHPFPGGEAKQNEIDVDGIRVVGPQGSNGAAQVTPALDGTPYETYANYVRELGIPLSFELQPLGGGAEKLELPNEHFDSMFPTSLAPLNYYFGPGQWAANPARQGFTNTPWPANEQRDLDDFVHNRRDLISREADPDRWLDSMTYAELLRKLGYGDRVIDFADPYLAVGLFGVSSEAVSAKAVSIVGLSGTKPTEASSKRLGAHAMSFPGGNAGIYRAMLRKLVPESFAPQATLDQVMVTGSANLAALDRPGQRVRIRCGSMAVRVEHVGAPRAAEQVMVTYLRDGKLHRVRGRSVVIAAGGWVTRRLVRDLTPELAQAFSGLRYGPVLVVNVAVRNWRWLAKLGLPGVRSFAGGLFWHVTARQNFALGSDRRTLTPDTPLMLTFYIPVLKRGEDPDLQGALARMDIMQWSYADIERRLRTQMNDIFGPSGFEARRDIAGIVVNRWGHAYSAPRPGFFFAADGSASPQQLLQTPHGRVVFCHSELEGRQSMANAMLQGRRGALDALNILDG, encoded by the coding sequence ATGGGCAAGGATGGGAATGCACCGAGGTTCGGTGGCGGGGCAGACATAAGTCTGGGGATGGGCTGTCCCATCACCCGGCGCGATTTCGTCAATGGATCGCTGGCCGCCTCGGGTGTGCTGGCGCTCGGTGGCCCAGCTTCCGCCAGAGGGACGGCTGGCTCGGTCAACCGGCCCTCGGGCTCGGCCTGGACAGGCTATGGCGGTGTCGGCGACTATCAGTGGGCCAACGGCAACACCGAAGCGGTCGTCAATGCCGCCCATGAGCTCCGCGACGGCCTGCACGACATGTCCCTCTCAGGCGCGGTCGAGGAGGACTATGACCTGGTGGTTGTTGGCGGCGGCTTCACGGGGCTGACCGCAGCGTATGAGTTCTCGAGACGCGCCAAGGCGGGGCAAAAGGTCCTGTTGCTGGAGAATCATCCCTTTCCCGGTGGCGAGGCCAAGCAGAACGAGATCGATGTCGACGGTATCCGCGTCGTCGGCCCGCAGGGATCCAACGGCGCGGCCCAAGTCACCCCGGCGCTCGATGGCACGCCTTATGAGACCTATGCGAATTATGTCCGTGAGCTGGGAATTCCCCTCAGCTTCGAGCTGCAGCCGCTGGGCGGCGGCGCGGAGAAACTGGAACTGCCCAACGAGCATTTCGATTCGATGTTTCCGACATCGCTTGCTCCGCTCAACTATTATTTCGGACCGGGGCAATGGGCGGCCAATCCGGCTCGGCAAGGGTTCACCAACACCCCCTGGCCCGCCAACGAGCAGCGCGATCTCGACGATTTCGTCCATAATCGTCGCGACCTGATCTCCAGGGAGGCGGATCCCGACCGCTGGCTCGACAGCATGACCTACGCGGAATTGCTCAGGAAGCTCGGCTATGGCGACCGCGTCATCGACTTCGCCGATCCCTATCTTGCGGTGGGCCTGTTCGGGGTGAGCAGCGAGGCGGTCTCGGCCAAGGCGGTGAGCATCGTCGGCCTTTCCGGTACCAAGCCGACCGAGGCATCCTCGAAACGGCTGGGCGCCCATGCGATGTCCTTTCCGGGCGGCAATGCCGGCATCTACCGCGCGATGCTGCGCAAGCTGGTGCCGGAGAGCTTCGCGCCGCAGGCCACGCTCGATCAGGTGATGGTGACGGGCTCGGCCAATCTTGCGGCACTCGATCGCCCGGGTCAGCGAGTTAGGATTCGCTGCGGCAGCATGGCTGTCCGTGTCGAACATGTCGGCGCTCCCAGGGCCGCGGAACAGGTGATGGTAACTTATCTCCGCGACGGCAAGCTGCATCGCGTGCGCGGCAGGTCGGTCGTTATCGCGGCTGGTGGTTGGGTCACGCGGCGCCTGGTGCGCGACCTGACGCCCGAGCTGGCCCAGGCGTTTTCGGGCCTGCGTTACGGTCCGGTGCTGGTCGTCAACGTCGCGGTGCGCAACTGGCGATGGCTCGCCAAATTGGGACTGCCGGGGGTGCGCAGCTTTGCCGGCGGCCTGTTCTGGCACGTCACCGCCCGGCAGAATTTTGCCCTGGGCAGCGACCGGCGCACCCTGACCCCCGATACCCCTCTCATGCTCACCTTCTACATTCCCGTCCTCAAACGCGGCGAGGATCCCGACCTGCAGGGCGCGCTCGCGCGGATGGACATCATGCAATGGTCCTATGCCGATATCGAGCGACGGCTGCGGACGCAGATGAACGACATCTTCGGACCGAGCGGATTCGAGGCCCGGCGCGATATCGCCGGCATCGTCGTCAATCGCTGGGGGCACGCCTATTCAGCGCCGCGGCCGGGCTTCTTCTTCGCCGCTGACGGCAGCGCCAGCCCTCAGCAGCTCCTGCAGACGCCGCACGGCCGGGTGGTTTTCTGCCACAGCGAGCTGGAGGGACGGCAGAGCATGGCCAACGCCATGCTGCAGGGCCGGCGTGGTGCGCTCGACGCGCTGAACATCCTCGACGGCTGA
- a CDS encoding peptidase S10, serine carboxypeptidase (PFAM: peptidase S10, serine carboxypeptidase), whose amino-acid sequence MKIVRRLSLLVSLSSLLAMPALVQAQDAASPALSPEPSRSTWPAVTRPADRGPRHYSAVRSGTFGGKSLRYRAVLSEMLVRDRAGKPASSLFVTAFVAGIDQRLAAQRPVIFIFNGGPGGSSNTLMFGAMGPSRLQAFDVAAIGNAKTPVVPNEDAVLDIADLVFIDAPETGYGRPLPGSDEKTFRSNDGDSNAFAQVILRWLTDNGRMASPVYIMGESYGSIRAVLLARDLRVATPRVEPAGLILVSQALWYNGPETGMTVLPDPVRAVNSLPDIAALAWHHGLIDNRTQTLEQAVRAAQTFALQDYAKILIAGNRAPETERACVAERLAQLTGVPASTWLAGSLRLSNIRRQMLAGRNLALGQFDGREIEPLQGIVDDSHRDFKAMMAGLTAATGQLRRDLFHAEGLPDYRSTVDSPPAFEETWTFNKAPMPGTEIILREQMAAMPKMRLMVTQGVFDTTTTMGETDYQFAQIAAPQDRTTFAYYPGGHMLYSEDEGRRAFLSDVRTFISGQVLARRPFPHPAPGQIGGRKQATGQ is encoded by the coding sequence ATGAAAATTGTCAGGCGCTTGTCGCTGCTCGTATCGCTGTCGAGCCTGCTCGCCATGCCGGCCCTGGTACAAGCGCAAGATGCAGCATCTCCAGCGCTCTCCCCAGAGCCTTCCAGGTCGACATGGCCTGCCGTCACCCGCCCGGCCGACCGGGGGCCGCGCCACTATTCGGCGGTGCGCAGCGGCACCTTTGGCGGCAAGAGCCTGCGCTATCGGGCCGTGCTGTCCGAGATGCTGGTCAGGGACCGCGCGGGCAAGCCGGCATCGAGCCTGTTCGTCACCGCCTTCGTCGCCGGAATCGACCAGAGGCTCGCGGCCCAGCGACCGGTCATCTTCATCTTCAATGGCGGGCCAGGCGGCTCCTCCAACACATTGATGTTCGGCGCCATGGGGCCTTCACGGTTGCAGGCGTTCGACGTGGCCGCGATCGGCAATGCCAAGACACCGGTGGTGCCGAACGAGGATGCCGTCCTCGACATAGCCGATCTCGTCTTCATCGACGCGCCTGAAACGGGTTATGGGAGGCCCCTGCCGGGGAGCGACGAAAAGACCTTTCGCTCGAACGACGGGGATTCCAATGCCTTCGCGCAGGTGATTCTGCGCTGGCTCACCGACAATGGCCGCATGGCCTCGCCCGTTTACATCATGGGCGAAAGCTATGGGTCCATCCGCGCGGTGCTGCTCGCGCGCGATCTTCGAGTGGCGACGCCGCGTGTCGAGCCCGCAGGCCTGATCCTGGTATCCCAGGCTCTGTGGTACAATGGGCCAGAGACCGGCATGACGGTGCTTCCCGATCCCGTCCGTGCGGTCAACAGCCTGCCCGATATTGCGGCGCTGGCCTGGCATCATGGTCTCATCGACAACAGGACGCAGACGCTCGAGCAGGCGGTGCGGGCCGCCCAGACCTTTGCACTCCAGGATTATGCCAAGATACTGATCGCGGGAAACCGCGCTCCCGAAACGGAGCGGGCCTGCGTTGCCGAGCGGCTCGCACAGTTGACCGGCGTGCCGGCCTCGACCTGGCTCGCCGGCTCGTTGCGGCTGTCCAATATCCGACGGCAGATGCTTGCCGGCCGTAACCTGGCGCTGGGACAGTTCGACGGCCGCGAGATCGAGCCGTTGCAGGGTATCGTCGACGATTCACATCGCGACTTCAAGGCGATGATGGCTGGGCTTACCGCGGCAACAGGGCAGTTGCGTCGAGACCTGTTCCACGCCGAAGGACTGCCCGACTATCGTTCGACCGTCGACAGTCCGCCGGCGTTCGAGGAGACCTGGACGTTCAACAAGGCACCGATGCCCGGCACCGAGATCATCCTGCGCGAGCAGATGGCGGCCATGCCCAAGATGCGGTTGATGGTGACGCAAGGCGTCTTCGACACCACAACCACCATGGGCGAGACCGATTATCAGTTCGCCCAGATCGCCGCGCCGCAGGACCGTACGACCTTCGCTTATTATCCCGGCGGACATATGCTCTATTCCGAGGATGAGGGGCGACGCGCCTTCCTGAGCGACGTTCGAACCTTCATCAGCGGCCAGGTGCTGGCTCGGAGGCCCTTCCCGCACCCGGCACCAGGCCAGATCGGCGGGCGCAAGCAGGCGACCGGGCAATGA